A section of the Sebastes fasciatus isolate fSebFas1 chromosome 5, fSebFas1.pri, whole genome shotgun sequence genome encodes:
- the podn gene encoding podocan, with product MAFPKHSILQALSVLLLAWALVHCQAPLEPEEEDEEEPIMETDIATAVTKSEPLECPPECSCTSEGAVDCAGVDLTEFPAELSDQTRQLSLQNNKIEEITVEHISHLHQLETLNLQNNWLTTNGLEDEGFEMLEQLSYLYLANNKLTSAPKVLPPSLVSADFAANQLSKIYLYTFGHKPKLRSVYLHNNKLTDAGLPDYTFNGSDALEILTMSSNYLRVVPRNLPSSLYRLHLKSNKLEEIPAGAFDNLSNLRELYLQDNLLSNEGMDNDTFSQLSSLECLDLSNNNLSVVPKGLPRNLVLLHLEKNSIRSIPGDALTSVRNLEYLLLHNNKLRSRSIHPTAFQGLKKLHTLHMYNNLLERVPRGLPKRAKTLMLLHNFIAEISRNDLAVLYTLTELNLSYNKLTSPKLHRDAFRKLRFLETLDLSGNSLHSLPVGLPRSLQTLEIKNNQLNSIPDGALTGMDKLLKLILSNNQLKLNSAYQGAWMELSALTTLDLSGNQLSHVPSDLPESLEYLYLQSNRISSVPASAFEGTPNIKGIFLRFNRLSVNSVDESSFAHLSSLQVLDIGTGNTDLPFKTEEVEEEQET from the exons ATGGCCTTTCCCAAGCATTCCATCCTGCAGGCCCTGAGTGTGCTGCTCCTGGCCTGGGCGTTGGTGCATTGCCAGGCCCCTCTCGAaccagaggaagaggatgaggaagagccAATAATGGAGACCGACATCGCAACAGCGGTGACGAAATCTGAGCCGCTTGAATGTCCGCCGGAGTGCAGCTGTACGTCCGAAGGGGCAGTGGACTGCGCCGGAGTCGACCTCACAGAGTTCCCCGCCGAGCTGTCTGATCAAACTCGCCAGCTTTCTCTGCAG AACAACAAAATCGAGGAGATAACAGTCGAGCACATTTCCCATCTGCATCAACTCGAGACTCTCAACCTTCAGAACAACTGGCTCACTACAAATG GTCTGGAAGATGAAGGTTTTGAGATGCTTGAGCAGCTGTCTTATTTATACTTGGCAAATAACAAG CTCACCTCAGCACCAAAAGTCCTACCACCCTCTTTGGTTAGTGCGGATTTTGCTGCTAATCAGCTCTCAAAGATCTACCTATACACGTTTGGCCATAAACCAAAACTGAG GTCTGTGTATCTCCATAACAACAAGCTGACTGACGCAGGGCTTCCTGATTATACGTTCAACGGTTCTGACGCCCTGGAGATCCTCACCATGTCCAGCAACTACCTGCGGGTTGTTCCGAGGAACCTGCCCTCCAGCCTTTACCGTCTTCATCTGAAG AGTAACAAGCTGGAGGAAATCCCAGCAGGGGCCTTCGACAACTTGTCAAACCTCAGAGAGCTGTATCTCCAGGACAACCTCCTCAGCAATGAGGGAATGGACAACGATACTTTCAG CCAACTGAGCAGCCTGGAGTGTCTGGACTTGTCAAATAACAACCTGAGTGTCGTCCCCAAGGGTCTGCCTCGCAATCTAGTGCTGCTACACTTGGAGAAGAACTCCATCCGCAGCATCCCTGGAGACGCTCTTACTTCTGTCCGAAACCTTGAGTACCTGCTCCTCCACAATAACAAGCTGCGCTCACGTTCCATCCACCCGACTGCCTTCCAG GGCTTGAAGAAACTGCACACTCTCCATATGTACAACAACTTGCTGGAGCGGGTTCCCAGGGGCTTGCCTAAGCGGGCCAAGACCCTAATGTTGCTCCACAACTTCATTGCCGAAATAAGCCGCAACGACCTGGCCGTGCTGTACACCCTGACCGAGCTCAACCTCAGCTACAACAAGCTGACCAGCCCCAAGCTGCACCGCGATGCCTTCAGGAAGCTGCGTTTTCTGGAAACCCTCGATCTGTCGGGGAACAGCCTTCACTCGTTGCCCGTGGGTCTTCCCCGCAGCCTGCAGACGCTCGAAATCAAGAACAACCAGCTGAACTCCATACCGGACGGTGCGCTGACGGGCATGGACAAGCTACTGAAGCTCATTCTAAGCAACAACCAGCTGAAACTGAATTCAGCCTACCAGGGAGCCTGGATGGAGCTCAGTGCGCTCACA ACGCTAGACCTGTCTGGCAACCAGCTGTCACACGTCCCCTCTGACCTGCCTGAGTCTCTGGAGTACCTTTACCTGCAAAGTAACCGCATCTCCAGTGTTCCTGCTTCAGCATTTGAAGGCACTCCAAACATCAAAGGCATCTTCCTCCG GTTTAACCGCCTGTCTGTGAACTCTGTGGACGAGAGCTCTTTCGCACACCTGTCCAGCTTGCAAGTGCTGGACATCGGCACAGGAAACACCGACCTCCCGTTTAAAAcggaagaggtggaggaggagcaggaaacATAA